A region of Fibrobacter sp. UWT2 DNA encodes the following proteins:
- the rpsJ gene encoding 30S ribosomal protein S10: MAGERIRIRLKSFDHRMIDRSAQDIVNTAKNTGARIAGPIPLPTKIQKYTVIRSPHINKTSREQFESRTHKRLIDILDATPQTVDSLMKLDLPAGVEVEIKV; encoded by the coding sequence ATGGCTGGTGAACGCATTCGTATTCGCTTGAAGAGCTTCGATCATCGTATGATCGACCGCTCTGCTCAAGACATCGTGAATACAGCTAAGAACACTGGGGCACGCATTGCCGGCCCCATCCCTCTTCCGACGAAGATCCAGAAGTATACGGTGATCCGCTCTCCGCATATCAACAAGACTTCCCGTGAACAGTTCGAATCCCGTACGCACAAGCGTCTTATCGACATCCTTGATGCTACGCCGCAGACTGTAGATTCCCTCATGAAACTTGACTTGCCGGCAGGCGTTGAAGTCGAAATTAAGGTTTAA
- the rplC gene encoding 50S ribosomal protein L3: MNGILAKKLGMTQVFTEQGERVPVTVLEAGPCVVVCHKTEEKDGYTAVQIGFGLKKEQRANKAEIGHFKKADVAVREHLAEFDVADLEAWPVGKEFGAADFADVKTVNVSGLSKGHGFSGTIKRHNFHSGPRSHGTHNMREPGGTSAHSYPGRVFPGKRMAGQFGNKKVTVKHLQVVKVDGDRNLIFVRGAVPGAKNSIIVVRKD; this comes from the coding sequence ATGAACGGTATTCTCGCAAAGAAATTGGGAATGACCCAAGTGTTCACGGAACAGGGCGAACGCGTTCCTGTAACGGTTCTCGAAGCCGGTCCGTGCGTGGTCGTTTGCCATAAGACAGAAGAGAAGGACGGCTACACTGCTGTCCAGATCGGCTTTGGTCTCAAGAAAGAACAGCGCGCCAACAAGGCTGAAATCGGCCACTTCAAGAAGGCTGATGTCGCTGTTCGTGAACACCTCGCTGAATTCGATGTCGCTGATCTCGAAGCCTGGCCGGTTGGCAAGGAATTCGGTGCAGCTGACTTCGCCGATGTGAAGACGGTGAACGTTTCTGGCCTCTCCAAGGGTCACGGCTTCTCCGGTACCATCAAGCGCCATAACTTCCACAGCGGTCCTCGTTCTCACGGTACGCACAACATGCGCGAACCGGGTGGTACGTCCGCTCACTCTTATCCGGGGCGCGTTTTCCCGGGCAAGCGTATGGCCGGTCAGTTCGGTAACAAGAAAGTGACCGTGAAGCACCTCCAGGTCGTCAAGGTTGACGGCGACCGCAACCTGATCTTTGTCCGCGGCGCAGTTCCCGGTGCAAAGAACAGCATCATCGTGGTGAGGAAAGACTAA
- the rplD gene encoding 50S ribosomal protein L4 produces the protein MATAKLFAATGDFKNDIQLPAMFDQEVNKVCMYLHIKAILNNNRQGTAQTKNKSAVSGGGQKPWKQKGTGRARSGQNTSAVWVRGAKAHGPKSHDYFEKVNKKVKKIAFRSALAAKAAEGKVQVFEALSFGAPKTKDLLAVLNKAGLEQRNALFLVSEADKNLYLSSNNIPWCRCARVADVNTYDIVRANNVVISQAALAELEGGR, from the coding sequence ATGGCTACAGCAAAGCTTTTCGCCGCTACTGGCGATTTCAAGAATGATATTCAGCTCCCGGCCATGTTCGATCAGGAAGTCAACAAGGTCTGCATGTACTTGCATATCAAGGCTATCCTGAACAACAACCGTCAGGGCACTGCCCAGACCAAGAACAAGTCCGCCGTTAGCGGTGGTGGTCAGAAGCCCTGGAAGCAGAAGGGTACGGGCCGCGCTCGTTCCGGTCAGAACACCTCTGCTGTGTGGGTTCGTGGTGCCAAGGCTCATGGTCCGAAGTCCCATGACTACTTTGAAAAGGTGAACAAGAAGGTCAAGAAGATCGCCTTCCGCTCTGCTCTCGCTGCTAAGGCTGCCGAAGGCAAGGTGCAGGTGTTCGAAGCTCTCAGCTTCGGCGCTCCGAAGACTAAGGATCTCCTCGCCGTCCTCAACAAGGCCGGTCTCGAACAGCGCAACGCTCTCTTCCTCGTGAGCGAAGCTGACAAGAACCTTTACCTGTCTTCTAACAACATTCCTTGGTGCCGTTGCGCACGCGTTGCTGATGTCAACACTTACGACATCGTTCGCGCCAACAACGTCGTCATCTCCCAGGCAGCTCTCGCCGAACTGGAAGGAGGCCGCTAA
- the rplW gene encoding 50S ribosomal protein L23: protein MSELHEILVAPHITEATARLMAASRNDVHKYVFKVAKTATKTEIKDAIEKRFGVKVDSVNTLINRGKMKRVRMGMVAGKKSNWKKAYITLKAGQKIAEFEGV from the coding sequence ATGAGTGAACTTCACGAAATTCTCGTTGCACCGCACATTACCGAAGCTACCGCCCGTCTGATGGCTGCTTCTCGCAATGACGTGCACAAGTATGTATTCAAGGTTGCCAAGACCGCAACGAAGACCGAGATCAAGGACGCTATCGAAAAGCGTTTCGGCGTCAAGGTTGATTCCGTCAATACCCTTATCAACCGCGGCAAGATGAAGCGCGTTCGTATGGGCATGGTCGCCGGCAAGAAGTCCAACTGGAAGAAGGCCTACATCACGCTTAAGGCCGGGCAAAAGATTGCCGAGTTCGAAGGAGTATAA
- the rplB gene encoding 50S ribosomal protein L2, with protein sequence MGLKSYRPLTPTLRYKQIGDRKEITADKPYKPLTEGIKRSSGRNNAGEITSRRRGGGHKKLYRIIDFKRQFAGIPCTVETIEYDPNRSARIALVKYQNGKRCYIIAPAEVKVGDVLNSGEGAEFRIGNAIPLRDIPLNTIIHNIEMKPGKGAQIARSAGAGAELVAKDGKLCQVKLPSGEVRYIPEDCLAVVGQVSNIDHMNESSGSAGRSRWLGIRPSVRGVVMNPVDHPLGGGEGRTSGGRHPCSPWGKNSKGAKTRNNKRTDRFIVRRRQKRA encoded by the coding sequence ATGGGTCTGAAGTCTTATCGCCCGCTTACCCCGACGCTGCGCTACAAGCAGATTGGTGACCGCAAGGAAATCACTGCGGACAAGCCGTACAAGCCGCTCACCGAAGGCATCAAGCGTAGCTCCGGCCGTAACAACGCCGGTGAAATCACCTCCCGCCGTCGCGGTGGTGGTCACAAGAAACTGTATCGTATCATCGATTTCAAGCGTCAGTTCGCTGGCATCCCCTGCACTGTCGAAACGATCGAATACGATCCGAACCGTTCCGCTCGTATCGCCCTGGTCAAGTACCAGAACGGCAAGCGCTGCTACATCATCGCCCCGGCTGAAGTCAAGGTTGGTGATGTGCTGAATTCTGGCGAAGGTGCCGAATTCCGCATCGGTAACGCTATTCCGCTGCGCGACATTCCGCTGAACACCATTATCCACAACATCGAAATGAAACCGGGCAAGGGCGCTCAGATCGCTCGTTCCGCAGGTGCAGGTGCAGAACTCGTCGCTAAAGACGGCAAGCTCTGCCAGGTCAAGCTCCCGAGTGGCGAAGTTCGCTACATTCCGGAAGATTGCCTCGCCGTCGTGGGTCAGGTTTCCAATATCGATCACATGAATGAATCCTCGGGTTCTGCAGGCCGCTCTCGCTGGCTCGGCATTCGCCCGTCCGTCCGCGGTGTCGTTATGAACCCGGTCGATCACCCCCTTGGTGGTGGTGAAGGTCGTACCTCTGGTGGTCGTCATCCGTGCTCTCCTTGGGGTAAGAACTCTAAGGGTGCCAAAACTCGTAACAATAAGCGTACCGATAGATTCATCGTACGTCGTCGTCAGAAGAGGGCCTAA
- the rpsS gene encoding 30S ribosomal protein S19 has translation MSRSLKKGAFVDSHVMTKAQAMAGSDKKQAIKTWSRRSTIIPDMVGLTFSVYNGKQFIPVYVTENMVGHKLGEFSMTRTFRGHRKTETAAGGKK, from the coding sequence ATGTCTAGATCCCTTAAGAAAGGTGCTTTCGTGGATTCCCACGTTATGACCAAAGCCCAGGCTATGGCCGGTTCCGACAAGAAACAGGCTATCAAGACCTGGTCCCGTCGTTCCACCATCATTCCTGATATGGTCGGACTTACGTTCTCCGTCTATAATGGCAAGCAGTTCATCCCCGTGTACGTGACCGAAAACATGGTCGGCCACAAGCTGGGTGAATTCTCCATGACCCGTACTTTCCGCGGTCACCGTAAGACTGAAACCGCTGCTGGAGGAAAGAAATAA
- the rplV gene encoding 50S ribosomal protein L22, whose amino-acid sequence MQAVAKVKNVRYGVRKLRRVVDLVRGKSVAEAFAMLSILHTQTKGAPLVENALKSAVANFKQKAAGAVAAEELVVKTITADGGTIMKRIHPRSQGRAFRIEKPLSHITVVVANKE is encoded by the coding sequence ATGCAAGCTGTTGCTAAAGTGAAAAACGTCCGTTACGGCGTTCGCAAGCTCCGTCGCGTTGTCGACCTGGTTCGCGGCAAGTCCGTTGCAGAAGCATTCGCAATGCTTTCTATTCTCCACACGCAGACCAAGGGTGCTCCGCTGGTCGAAAATGCTCTGAAGTCCGCTGTTGCTAACTTCAAGCAGAAGGCCGCTGGTGCCGTTGCCGCCGAAGAATTGGTCGTCAAGACCATCACTGCCGACGGTGGTACCATCATGAAGCGTATCCACCCCCGTTCCCAGGGCCGTGCTTTCCGTATCGAAAAGCCGCTCTCTCACATCACAGTCGTTGTGGCCAACAAGGAGTAA
- the rpsC gene encoding 30S ribosomal protein S3 encodes MGQKTHPNGLRLGVIRGWESKWYAEDKFADLLYEDIVLRRYLMKRFEHASLSKVGIERTVKKVNVNLFTARPGIVIGRKGEELEKLKGELQFLTGKEIYINVQEIKRPETDAKLVAENIARQLEKRISFRRAMKRAIQSAMRMGVEGIKVQCGGRLGGAEIARVEKYAEGRVPLHTLRADIDYATAIAKTVYGSIGIKVWIMHGEKIGKDVMNDNKREK; translated from the coding sequence ATGGGTCAGAAAACTCATCCGAATGGTCTTCGTCTTGGCGTTATCCGCGGCTGGGAATCCAAGTGGTATGCCGAAGACAAGTTTGCCGATCTTCTCTATGAAGACATCGTGCTCCGCCGTTACTTGATGAAGCGTTTTGAACATGCCTCCCTTTCCAAGGTCGGCATCGAACGCACCGTCAAGAAGGTGAACGTGAACCTCTTCACTGCCCGTCCGGGTATCGTGATCGGCCGTAAGGGCGAAGAATTGGAAAAGCTCAAGGGCGAACTCCAGTTCCTCACCGGTAAAGAAATCTATATTAACGTCCAGGAAATCAAGCGCCCGGAAACGGATGCCAAGCTGGTTGCCGAAAACATCGCTCGTCAGCTCGAAAAGCGTATTTCCTTCCGCCGCGCTATGAAGCGTGCCATCCAGTCCGCTATGCGTATGGGTGTGGAAGGTATCAAGGTGCAGTGCGGCGGCCGCCTCGGTGGTGCTGAAATTGCCCGCGTCGAAAAGTATGCTGAAGGCCGCGTGCCTCTGCACACTCTCCGCGCCGACATCGATTACGCGACTGCCATTGCTAAGACCGTTTATGGTTCCATCGGTATCAAGGTGTGGATCATGCACGGTGAAAAGATTGGCAAGGACGTCATGAACGATAACAAGAGAGAGAAGTAA
- the rplP gene encoding 50S ribosomal protein L16, whose product MLSPKRTLHRKQMKGRMKGIASRGNSIAFGEFGIQALEKCWLTARQIEAARIAMTRKIKRGGRVWIRVFPDKPITRHPAEARMGKGKGAVEFWAAVILPGRIIFEMGGVERELAMEALHVAAQKLPLKCKIIEESEI is encoded by the coding sequence ATGCTGAGTCCTAAAAGAACATTACATCGTAAGCAGATGAAAGGCCGCATGAAGGGCATTGCCTCCCGCGGCAACTCCATCGCCTTCGGCGAATTCGGCATTCAGGCTCTCGAAAAGTGCTGGCTCACCGCTCGCCAGATCGAAGCAGCTCGTATCGCCATGACCCGTAAGATCAAGCGTGGTGGCCGTGTGTGGATCCGCGTGTTCCCCGACAAGCCGATCACCCGTCACCCTGCAGAAGCTCGTATGGGTAAGGGTAAGGGCGCCGTCGAATTCTGGGCAGCCGTTATCCTCCCGGGTCGCATCATTTTCGAAATGGGTGGTGTTGAACGTGAACTGGCCATGGAAGCTCTCCATGTCGCAGCACAGAAGCTCCCCCTCAAGTGCAAAATCATCGAAGAATCGGAGATCTAA
- the rpmC gene encoding 50S ribosomal protein L29 — translation MKARELKELGVDQLKEKLAQLNLDLFNYRMAAKLGNLEKPSSIRNTRKDIARVKTILTEKAKA, via the coding sequence ATGAAGGCACGTGAATTAAAGGAACTGGGCGTTGACCAGCTCAAGGAAAAACTGGCTCAGTTGAATCTCGATTTGTTCAATTACCGTATGGCTGCTAAGCTCGGTAACTTGGAAAAACCCTCTTCGATCCGCAATACCCGTAAGGATATCGCTAGGGTCAAGACCATCCTCACCGAAAAGGCCAAGGCATAA
- the rpsQ gene encoding 30S ribosomal protein S17: protein MDRNLRKVKQGVVSSDKMDKTITVVVENRKRHPVYNKIMTTTKKLKAHDENNEAGEGDLVEIMETRPLSATKRWRLVRIVAKKK from the coding sequence ATGGATAGAAACCTTCGTAAGGTAAAGCAGGGTGTCGTTTCTTCCGACAAGATGGATAAAACCATCACTGTCGTGGTTGAAAACCGTAAGCGTCACCCGGTGTACAACAAGATCATGACCACCACCAAGAAGCTCAAGGCTCACGATGAAAACAACGAAGCCGGTGAAGGCGACCTGGTGGAAATCATGGAAACTCGTCCGCTCTCTGCAACGAAGCGTTGGCGCCTCGTTCGCATTGTAGCTAAGAAGAAATAA
- the rplN gene encoding 50S ribosomal protein L14 produces MIQEETRLVVADNSGAKEVACIRVLGGTNRRYASIGDVIKVAVKDAIPQSKVKKGSVADAVVVRTRKEIARPDGTFIRFSDNAVVLINKDGEPRGTRIFGPVARELRDKKYMKIISLAPEVL; encoded by the coding sequence ATGATTCAAGAAGAAACCAGACTCGTCGTGGCCGATAACAGTGGAGCCAAGGAAGTCGCCTGCATCCGTGTTTTGGGTGGCACCAACCGTCGCTATGCCAGCATCGGTGATGTCATCAAGGTAGCCGTTAAAGACGCTATCCCCCAGAGCAAGGTGAAGAAGGGTTCCGTAGCTGACGCCGTCGTCGTGCGCACTCGCAAAGAAATTGCCCGTCCGGATGGCACGTTCATCCGTTTCTCGGACAACGCCGTGGTTCTCATCAACAAGGATGGCGAACCTCGTGGAACCCGTATTTTTGGACCGGTGGCTCGTGAGCTCCGCGACAAGAAATACATGAAGATCATCTCCCTCGCACCTGAGGTTCTCTAA
- the rplX gene encoding 50S ribosomal protein L24 translates to MANIKKNDNVKVISGANKGKTGTVISVKGGKVTVSGVNVRKRHEKPSQTNQTGGIIEKELPIDISNVMLLEGNTPVRTRIVREAGKKASRVSVKSGKAI, encoded by the coding sequence ATGGCCAACATCAAGAAGAATGATAACGTCAAGGTGATTTCCGGTGCCAACAAGGGCAAGACCGGCACCGTGATCAGTGTCAAGGGTGGCAAGGTGACCGTTTCGGGCGTGAACGTCCGCAAGCGTCATGAAAAGCCGTCCCAGACCAACCAGACTGGTGGCATCATTGAAAAGGAACTGCCGATCGACATTTCCAACGTGATGCTCCTCGAAGGCAACACTCCTGTCCGTACCCGTATCGTGCGCGAAGCTGGCAAGAAGGCTTCCCGCGTGAGCGTCAAGTCCGGCAAGGCTATCTGA
- the rplE gene encoding 50S ribosomal protein L5 — protein MNQMKQFYLEKVVPALQQKFAYKNVMEIPRLQKIVLNMGVGAAASNRKILDEAVDTLTAITGQKAVVTNAKKAIAQFHLREGIGIGAKVTLHGDNMWDFLFRLINIDLPRVRDFRGLARRGFDGMGNFTLGIKEQTIFVEIDIDKISRTFGMDISFVTSAKTDEEGRALLEELGLPFRK, from the coding sequence ATGAACCAGATGAAGCAATTTTATCTCGAAAAAGTAGTTCCGGCCTTGCAGCAGAAGTTTGCTTACAAGAACGTGATGGAAATTCCCCGCCTCCAGAAGATCGTGCTCAACATGGGTGTCGGCGCTGCCGCCTCTAACCGCAAGATCCTGGATGAAGCCGTTGACACTCTGACCGCTATTACCGGCCAGAAGGCTGTCGTCACCAACGCCAAGAAGGCTATCGCTCAGTTCCATCTGCGCGAAGGCATTGGTATCGGTGCCAAGGTCACCCTGCACGGCGACAACATGTGGGACTTCCTCTTCCGTCTCATCAACATCGACCTCCCGCGTGTCCGTGACTTCCGTGGTCTCGCACGTCGTGGCTTTGATGGCATGGGTAACTTCACCCTCGGCATCAAGGAACAGACGATCTTTGTTGAAATCGACATTGACAAGATTTCTCGTACCTTCGGTATGGACATCTCCTTCGTGACCTCTGCAAAGACGGACGAAGAAGGCCGCGCCCTGCTCGAAGAACTTGGACTCCCCTTCAGGAAGTAA
- a CDS encoding type Z 30S ribosomal protein S14 has translation MASTRMIEKCKRTPKYTVRGYNRCKRCGRPHAFMRRFGLCRICFREMALAGEIPGITKSSW, from the coding sequence ATGGCAAGCACAAGAATGATTGAAAAATGCAAGCGCACCCCGAAGTATACCGTTCGTGGGTACAACCGCTGCAAGCGTTGCGGTAGGCCGCACGCCTTTATGCGCCGCTTTGGCCTTTGCCGTATTTGCTTCCGCGAAATGGCACTCGCCGGCGAAATCCCCGGTATCACAAAGTCGTCTTGGTAA
- the rpsH gene encoding 30S ribosomal protein S8 translates to MAMTDPIADMLTRIRNAASAKLPVVDIPASNLKREIARVLQEKGFIKKFVVVEDGKQGVLKVLLRYTKGESAIQGIQRISSPGLRHYVDAAKLPRVRNGLGYAIISTSKGVMTDHEARKENVGGEVIAKVW, encoded by the coding sequence ATGGCAATGACAGATCCTATCGCCGATATGCTCACCCGTATCCGCAATGCCGCTTCGGCAAAGCTCCCCGTGGTGGACATTCCTGCCAGCAACTTGAAGCGTGAAATCGCTCGCGTGTTGCAGGAAAAAGGTTTCATTAAAAAGTTCGTCGTCGTTGAAGACGGTAAGCAGGGCGTTTTGAAGGTCCTCCTCCGTTACACGAAGGGCGAATCCGCTATCCAGGGCATCCAGCGCATTTCTTCGCCGGGTCTCCGTCACTACGTTGACGCCGCAAAGCTTCCGCGCGTTCGCAATGGCCTTGGCTATGCTATCATCTCCACATCTAAAGGCGTGATGACCGACCACGAAGCCCGCAAGGAAAACGTGGGTGGTGAAGTCATCGCAAAGGTATGGTAA
- the rplF gene encoding 50S ribosomal protein L6 — MSRIGKAIINIPAGVKVAVNGQNIKVEGPLGKLETDVHELIAIKLEGNQLSFSRPDDQKFTRAIHGTTRALVANMVEGVTKGFQKTLEIVGVGYRVEQKGKDLNLVLGFSHPVIFKAPEGVELKAVDPLKISIKGIDKQKVGQAAAEIRKYRKPEPYKGKGIKYEGEIVRRKQGKKTGK; from the coding sequence ATGTCCCGTATCGGTAAAGCTATTATCAATATCCCGGCCGGCGTGAAAGTCGCCGTCAATGGTCAGAACATCAAGGTTGAAGGTCCTCTCGGCAAGCTCGAGACCGACGTTCATGAACTGATTGCAATCAAGCTCGAAGGCAACCAGCTTTCCTTCTCTCGTCCTGACGATCAGAAGTTCACCCGTGCCATCCACGGCACCACTCGCGCTCTCGTTGCCAACATGGTCGAAGGCGTGACCAAGGGTTTCCAGAAGACGCTCGAAATCGTCGGCGTTGGTTACCGTGTGGAACAGAAGGGCAAGGACCTCAACTTGGTTCTCGGCTTCTCTCACCCGGTTATCTTCAAGGCCCCGGAAGGCGTTGAACTCAAGGCTGTTGACCCGCTGAAGATCTCCATCAAGGGCATCGATAAGCAGAAGGTCGGCCAAGCTGCGGCAGAAATCCGCAAGTACCGCAAGCCTGAACCGTATAAGGGCAAGGGCATCAAGTACGAAGGCGAAATTGTCCGTCGTAAGCAAGGTAAGAAGACAGGTAAATAA
- the rplR gene encoding 50S ribosomal protein L18: protein MTAIAKKRIQSRIARHERVRKSVVGTAECPRLAVRRSLSHMVAQIIDDENNKSLVQLTTTAKEFQAKFGEMTKSEQSKQLGIQIAEVAKSKGIESVVFDRGGYIYHGRVQALAEGAREGGLKF, encoded by the coding sequence ATGACTGCAATTGCTAAGAAAAGAATCCAGTCCAGAATCGCACGCCACGAACGCGTACGCAAGTCTGTTGTCGGAACTGCAGAATGCCCTCGTTTGGCTGTTCGCCGTTCCTTGTCCCACATGGTAGCCCAGATTATCGACGACGAAAACAACAAGTCTCTCGTCCAGCTCACCACCACTGCCAAGGAATTCCAGGCTAAGTTTGGTGAAATGACGAAGTCGGAACAGAGCAAGCAGCTCGGTATCCAGATTGCTGAAGTCGCTAAGTCCAAGGGCATTGAATCCGTGGTCTTTGACCGCGGCGGTTACATCTATCACGGTCGCGTTCAGGCTCTCGCTGAGGGAGCTCGTGAAGGCGGACTCAAATTCTAG
- the rpsE gene encoding 30S ribosomal protein S5: protein MEREAQVSEFEDKVVHINRCAKTVKGGRRMSFSALVVVGNKNGKVGVGLGKAKEVSEAIRKGTEAAQRNIVEVQLLDGTIPHDIEVKSGATRILLMPAAPGTGVIAGAAARAVLELAGVRNILTKIHGSSNPSTVVSACLEGLLAQKNKQDCAALRGANA, encoded by the coding sequence TTGGAACGCGAAGCTCAAGTTTCTGAATTTGAAGACAAGGTTGTACACATCAACCGTTGCGCTAAGACCGTCAAGGGCGGTCGCCGTATGTCCTTCTCCGCTCTCGTTGTCGTTGGCAACAAGAACGGCAAGGTCGGTGTTGGTCTCGGTAAGGCTAAGGAAGTTTCCGAAGCTATCCGTAAGGGTACCGAAGCCGCCCAGCGTAACATCGTTGAAGTGCAGCTCCTCGACGGCACCATTCCCCACGACATCGAAGTCAAGAGCGGCGCAACCCGCATCCTCTTGATGCCGGCTGCTCCGGGTACTGGTGTTATCGCCGGTGCCGCTGCCCGTGCCGTTCTCGAACTGGCCGGTGTGCGCAACATCCTCACCAAGATTCACGGTTCTTCCAACCCGAGCACTGTCGTGAGCGCCTGCCTCGAAGGTCTCTTGGCCCAGAAGAACAAACAGGACTGCGCTGCCCTCCGCGGCGCCAATGCCTAA
- the rpmD gene encoding 50S ribosomal protein L30 has translation MKKVRITLIKGTVRRLPMHRANVAALGLRKIGQSVEHVLTPSIQGMINAVADMVKVEEI, from the coding sequence ATGAAGAAAGTTCGTATTACTTTGATTAAGGGTACTGTCCGTCGTCTCCCGATGCACCGCGCTAACGTGGCTGCTCTCGGCCTCCGCAAGATCGGACAGTCTGTTGAACACGTTTTGACCCCCAGCATCCAGGGCATGATCAATGCCGTGGCTGACATGGTGAAGGTCGAGGAGATCTAA
- the rplO gene encoding 50S ribosomal protein L15 — translation MELNTLNPGKAAKGKSRKRIGRGPGSGWGTTAGRGQKGAGARKSAQAGRVAFEGGQMPIHRRIPKRGFKSHFAKDTQIVNLKKLASCSVTDFDAQAMFDQGFIKNIELPIKVLAFGTIDKAINVKVNAISEKAKAMIEAAGGKVEIV, via the coding sequence ATGGAACTCAATACTCTCAATCCTGGCAAGGCTGCCAAGGGCAAGAGCCGCAAGCGCATTGGTCGCGGTCCGGGTTCCGGTTGGGGCACCACCGCTGGTCGTGGCCAGAAGGGTGCCGGCGCTCGTAAGAGTGCACAGGCCGGTCGCGTCGCCTTCGAAGGCGGCCAGATGCCGATCCACCGTCGTATCCCGAAGCGTGGCTTCAAGTCTCACTTCGCCAAGGACACGCAGATCGTTAACCTCAAGAAGCTCGCTTCTTGCAGCGTGACGGACTTCGACGCCCAGGCAATGTTTGACCAGGGTTTCATCAAGAACATCGAACTGCCTATCAAGGTCCTCGCATTCGGTACCATCGACAAGGCAATCAATGTAAAGGTTAACGCCATCAGCGAAAAGGCTAAGGCCATGATTGAAGCTGCTGGCGGCAAAGTCGAGATCGTCTAA